The region tcttttcgactcgcagtgaaaatgtactccaggctgaatctaactttcaagaaaaggaatgaatccacaacctccttgagaaagccccaaggagcctgtgtgacatctttggcatctgatgacactactatatcagGAAGATAATGAGCTAATCGGAGCTGTAACATTTCACGCAAAAAGGGATGAtcactgtctcgaaagaaaaacagacgagaaacaatttgcctgacgaagagatggactaatcctaaaccacctcgttcaagagggacgaacagattatcgcgccgcatggattcgcaactcgagctccaaataaatgttgcaaatacgcgatgcagtgcctgaatacgaagtcttgagcagtgcagtacttgcagcacatacatgagacgggaaactaaaacacgttgcacacttcagcacgactgaacattgacaaattccgtCCTCGCCATGAATTCACTTTACTTTGTATTTTCCCTACTTCCCCCGACCAATGACTGTTGCTATTTCTATACTGTGAGAGAGGTACACCTAAATAGCACAGATCATTTTTCCATTGAATGCCTGCGTaatgtgatggcattgtggcccatAGTCCAAACTAAAAACCTGAACTTTTTTCGAAGTTAATGCTGGCACCAGAAGCCGCACAAAATTCTTCTGTAATTGCGAGAGCAGTCTTTACACTCTTTTTATCAGTACAAAagaaggccacgtcgtctgcatatgcaagaacccgaatctcactcgacggcagtttaaacccttggaaattttcttctttcaggatgctcatacaaagtggctccaaatacaggcaaaagagaagcggtgacaaagggcatccttgtcttactgatgataAAAGCCTAATCGGATCGGAGAGAGAACCATTCACTATCAACCTCGTTGAGCCACTAGCATAACATATTTTGACACCTTTAAGGAGCTGGGATCCGATATTTATATGCTCCAGTACACCAAACAGGAACGAGTGATTCACCCTATCGAACGCCTTAGCCAGATCTAGCTGTTCCATTGCTACCTGTCCAATCCCCTCGGCTACACACTCAAGCACAGATCTCGCAACAGAATGTTGGTCTGAATGGACCGACCTCTGATGCCACAGGTTTGATGATCACCTACCACAGATCTTATCACGACTTGTAAACGGTTAGCTAAtacttttgcaaaaattttataatccacattgcattacaaacaaaagcaattcgcttttacatacatggcgtagaaaatacccgactcatcccaaacatttatgaaaacatctgatttccaagcgttcccccctttccgggcattatttcctgcactttggcaccacaaatacacgggcgactttgCGTTTTCAAAATTTGGCCTCAGGTTATGCGACGGTAcgtgacatacacagagacggacgcaacaggcactcaagacaaatgcgtgggtgcaaagcctgttttcagtcctttagaagacggaattttcgaattacaagtgtgatatgttcctcggcgttagctttcgcgcgttctgccggcgccagcagcacactcccatgttatcactcttggcaatcgcccatcgcgttttcaacaggcgtgagtaccgaaagaaggtatatgttgttgcggggccacaaaaaacgtcacaaacttgaccctctataagattcattacacgccaaactaactttatcaccacggcctaGCTGCTTattgctaactgcgtcacagcgcgctgtgcggccagcgtgcctcaaaagtaccccagaaagaaacgaaattactcttcagtaatgtctggcgtcagagaaagcggcacaaacttctagtaagatgcactacactgcgcactacgaccgagttggttctcgctaactgcgtcacagcacgctgcgcggccagtgtgcctcaacagaaccgaaataagttacaataatcccctaggaagcttcggaaacatgtcccagcacgattcattaactcaaattaactgcgccaggacggccgagctgtttttcgctaactgcgtcttaagtctcggtcgcatgccgtaagcctaaatgcgtcgtagactgtgaagccaaatttctcaccttgccgtaatccaatagtgcagtggtgccttgtcccagtgcaaaaggaacgtaagcatacgccgggagcccacgaaaccaggctactttacaaaaaaaagggggcagacgggtcgccgcgggcgagcgctcaaacgcgcgcgcggccgcactcgctggcttcgggggactgtctggcggatgacgcatgtatctggcgcgtcatcgacctgtggctaggtaaagCTAGGAAattaagtcgcaaagcttaagttcatttatacacaaaacgttttagttttcgcggcaaagaattttaaaaataaatcaatgcctgctAACTtgagttcactttcttttttttttcgatgctcgcggcagctaacgttcggtgtcgaaagtatagcgtgacgtatggtgacgtgtttcctgttgccagtttttgccgagtgtcccctcttgttgaatttctttctctatgatgttggtctgaatggaccgacctctgatgccacaggtttgatgatcacctaccacagatcttatcacgacttgtaaacggttagctaatacttttgcaaaaattttataatccACATTGCATAAGGAAATAGGCCGGTATCCGTCCACTTTTTGCAATTTAGTTTCATCATTGCTTTTGGCTATGAGTACAGTGTGCCCTTCATACATTGTGGCAGGTAGGTAACCTACCTCCAAGGCTTCAcggtacacctgaagtaataatggggacaagagggaacgaaaacactgataaaattcgGCAGTAAGGCCATCCGGGCCAGGCGTCTTGCCTTTCGCTAATGAATCTATGCATGCAGTTATCTCATTAATATCAATGTGATTGTTTGTATAATCATAATCGTCCTGATTTAACTGAGGCAGCAGGAATAAAAATTTGGTGGCAGACACACATGTATCCAATGGCTTAtggcttcgaaataatttttgGTAATGTTCAAAAAACGCTTGAGTTATGAGGGTCGGCTCATTAACAATGATTCCACCATAGTCTATTTCTAGGATTTGTTTAGACAGCGCATGTCGGCGCTCATCACCTAGGGACCTACTGCATGGCTGTTCTTCTAGAAAACGCTGCGCTCGCGCAcgcactagtgcacctctgtattttTCTGCGTACAAAACCTGTAACTGCGCCTTGGTGTTATGAATATCATCAATATATTCACCCGGATGTAGACATTCAAGTTCATGTAATTCCTTCAGAAGTCTATACAATTCTCTGTAGTTATTCTTTTGTTCAAAGGCCAATATTGATGATTCTTCGATAGCTATCATTTTAATTTCCTGTTTGATTAATTCCCAAACAGCAAAAAGAGGCAAGTCCTTGCGACATGACAGATGAGCTATAAGCTCAGTAACACGGTTTAGGAAGCAATCGCGCGAAAGGAGTTGGTTATTAAATTTCCACAACTCCCAGCACATACGCCGGCTTTGGTATCGACGGCTACCAAAAGATGCTGAGACTAGGCAATGGtcactgaagaacacagggtgcacagtGTAACCATGAATAAGTGATAGGGCGCTAAGCGAAACGTAAATTCGATTAAGCCTTGCATGCGAGATACCTTGGAAATGCGTGTAGCGACACCCTGCTTTTTCATGTTCCCCAATGTCCACAAGCTGATAATCACACATCAGGCGTTGCAACACATCACTACTTGGATCACGTCTCAGCCTCAATGACGCACGATCTTGCACATTACATACACAATTGAAGTCCCCAAAAAGGACCAATGCACGATCAGTAGACAAATGATGttctagagataaaaagaaacactctcGTTCACGTAGCTTGTTCGgggcataaacacacacaaatctaaagctaaTACCACTGATATCAATATCACACCATATTAGGCGCCCTTCCCTATCTGTAAACAAATGCAGCACATCACATTGTAAATGTCTTCTAACGAATAACATACAACCAGCGGAAACTCCTATTGCATGGCTTACACAAACATTATAGTCAGATAGAAATGGAGTTAGAGCTACTTCTGTGTTTTCATCGGATTCAATCTTTGTTTCTTGGATAGCAGCAATATCTAATTTCCTATTGCGTAGCAAACGAAGGAGTTGAACTTGCCGTCGCTTACTGCGTAAGCCACGGACATTTAAAGTACCAAAGTGGAAGGGAAGAGCGCCCGCCATGATTACCTATGTTGGTGCAGCGTTCACACGCTGCTCTAGGGGTGCATCACTCCCGTCTTGAGGAGGGGATGCGCTGGCGACCTTTTGCTGCACTTCAACACAAGAGACATCTGTGGGTGCAGGCGTTCCTTGGAGCGGTTTTGTCAACTTCGACACTTTGGGAACCCGGGCCTCCTTTCCCACGGACGATGGGTTGTCAGCTGGCGCTGGACGCTTCTTAGTAGCCTCACACATCAATCCAGATTCCACTGATGGCGGGCGGTCTTGAACTGGTGGCAATTCTGCCCATGACATAGTTGGTTCGTCGTCAGGCAACTTAGTATCCTCCACAGCGGCAGGCTTCGGGCTAAGGCTATCGTCAGCCGATGAAGGCTTTGTCTCTTCCTGTCGATGAGCTTCAGCGGGTGTTTCACCGGTCGCATCCACAACCTCGCTCACATCCATTAGATGATCGGTGATGGTCTCATCCTCAGCTGGTCTGTttccacgaagcttgtcagcgtAGGTTCCGATGCATGCATCTGCAATGTGACCGTAGCGGTGACAGTTGCTGCAGCGTGGTGTCCTACATTGTCGCCGGATATGCCCGACTCTGTTGCACCGTAGGCAAAGTGGTGGTCGGCCAGGAACCAAGATGAGGCACTGGTGCCCGTATATGCTCAATAGGTGAGGCAGATTACTTGCAGAGACTCCGTCCTTCAGTGTAAACGCCACGTCGCGATTAGTCATTTGCCAGCCCTCCATGCCGTCACACCGCCACATTTCTCTCGTGATAGACTGCACTGTTCCATAAGGTTCTAGCGCTTCAACAATCCGTCTCTGTTCGAGGTGTGGGGGAAGCCAAAGAAGCTTCATCTTGATATTTTTGCATTCTGGGTCTATGACAAGGCACTTGAGGCCCTTCACCAGCAGCTCGCCTTTGTCGACAAGTTTCTGTTTCGCGATGCTATTAACGCATGTTACTAGCCACAAATGGCTCATCTGGTACTGTCCAGCACCGAGGATATCAGCTGCATTCAGAACTGAAAGGAGTGCATCGCGAAAGTCTGGGGCCCGATATGGCCGCCCTGCCaggtcagcatgcaggaaaactgAGTTGAGAACGGTATTGCCAGTTGGTAGACGAGGAAGAACGACCTTATAATTACCGGAATCAGTAGTTGACGGGGGGTGGAATCCTCGGCCAAGGGccgatgcgctgtttccagcagagctCATCGCAGACGTGGCCGTTCGaaccggcttcttcttcttcttcctcagcattctgcatgatcaaaacatacctcagccatacagccacgcttctaagggttgcattcgtgcaaaccatgtcattgcgttcgagcgccctcggtgaacggaaccatctagaaacgcggtacgtgcgagcggcgcagcgtggcgccagcggtcaaacgctgtacctactagcaaatggagtgttgcgtCCCGGTCACCTCTACCTCCAGGctcggcctgcggaaccacttgcgcacaccccctgtcatctcttgaccttgactcgattgaCATCTAACAACGCCGTtacccgtggatcgcttctcttttcgcctatctttttggatcatcgaccacccctgtatcccgatccctccgacgccaagctcTTCATTTCGCCatcagctgctccaccgacgcaactacgctcctgcaggccgtagatggctactagtcattccccgcagcttgaggtcccaaatctgtgcctcttttcacgacgatccgcaatgtggccacgccggagtatttaagacttacgaacgtattcgccatcgctactactggcggggaatgtacacttttgtacgaaagtttgttctgtgctgccctgactgtcattgtcgcaaattaccacctttacgtgcgtctgaCGCCTCAGCAGCCGCTcccgtgccctgccaaacccttcgatcgcgtcaGCATTGACCTCTACCgcccgcttcctatgacaccggATGGAAATcagtggatcatagttgctgtggaccatttgatACGTTACGCGGAAACTGCTGCATGCTTTACCGAATGCTACAgagcgggatatagcctcttttgTCCTACATtgcttcatccttcgacatggcgcacctcgagaactcctgaatgatagaggtcgcgccttcctttccgaagttgtcgaagctctgctttcggaatgccacattgtTTATTGAACGAGCAcggcataccatccgcaaacttcCGGGCTCACAGAATGGTTTAACCGctctctcggtgatatgctcgcgatgtacatggcatctgatcatggcaactgggaccgcgtacttccttttgtaacgctcgcatacaacaccgcgatacaagtatactacgggattttcaccttcCTTCCTCCTATATAAAGGGAGcctttgcataccatcgacactctccttctaTACCATCCTGACACTTCTGAGTGCCCACCTGTGTGCGAAGCTGCCCGACAGGCCGAAGAGTGCCGCTtgctcgcgcgcacctttacgtcacaagtacaacagcgccagaaggaaggccgcGCCGACACATTGCCCaatcccacgtatgccccaggatgtcttgtatggctggctgttcttTGCCAAACTCCTGGCCTTTCCTcgaaactcgttccaaagtacgaagggccttaccgtaTCTTGGAGCTagcgtccccggtgaattttctcatcgatcCACGTTCTCCATCTGACAACATGCGCCGGCGTAGGCGtcacctcgtccacgtggcgtgtctcaagccctaccatgacacTCTGCCTCTTAGGCcaccaggatggctctttttctgtggaggcgattgtgaagaagaaggcGCGCCTCCGTCCAGACGGGAGAGACGGTGCCCCATGCTGCGtcgccgttccttgaactcgtagcgtccttgcaGTCAATAAACCAATAAACCTATTCTCAATTCAAACACTTTCGAAGCAAGACAGAGGATATATGTGGGCCGGTAGCACCCGATGTATGTACGGGCACAACCCGTGCGACCTTGCAAGCACTTGGGAACGTACTAGACTTTCGCGAACTATTGAAGATGCGTGTGAGAACAGGGACAAGTATGCTTCCATTCGTCTTGAGCAGTGCGGGAGGGACATCATTAGTGCCAGACGAAAGGGCTGGTTTGAGGTGCTTCATACAGCTGAAAACAAGGTGTTGATTGACTGATAGTGTCCATAGCGCAACAGACCGAGAAAGGAGGTTACTTGATGTCGAAGCATATTTAACACTAAATAAGGAACAGAAATATTCTGCAAAGGCACCAGCAGTGCCCGAGACAGCATTGCCATTTTCCTCAACAAGGCATAAATCTTGGGCGCTGTTTTGAAAATTAAAAGCGCGCGCGCGTAGCTCTAGAAATATTTTCAATTATACATCATGCTGTCTTGAGCAGGTTCAACCTGGCTTTAGTGATGATTGTCATGACAAAATTTGCAGAGACAACGACAGCCCCTAAATTCCAGTTTACACTTATCTAGACCTGCGTGTCCCACTTTTCTGTGTGCACGGTCTTTCACCTTTTCCTGCGAAGTTTcttacctctagcccccgtatgcatcccccgcatgcgCGCCCATGGGGGAGCCCTGGCCGGCTTACATCTGTATCAAGGGGCGTGGACAGGAATGGCCggcggcgcaaagagtaaaaaagagtaaaaaaattacaccatcttcccataggggaaccctaagtagtatgcgaagcagccatggggtcgactcaaggtagttttatcggcggtataaacttggacatgcagcagcaccagcaacgcgcagaactgtcgacgccgtcggcgttttgcccgcgttcgcaccgaacgcgcgcggcgttggtgactgttgccggtgcctctgaggcgtctaccgtcgcgcctctaacctaagctgcttcgcattatcgcgcgcggagccgcaggtgttgccattcattgtgcaatccggagaggagcgtcggagaggagaggaggagtgccgagaggagaggatatgagacaaggagaggagagggagaggatgcgcatgcgcagtagggatgtggacgccgcacggcagagggagggagggagagacatagccccgaccataagatgcttcgcttcTAAAAAttatgctcggattgacgtcaaaattttcagtaaggttcctgtaaacaaaggtattaatggctttgaaaagaaaacttggtacatttcggtctgggcgGGAACTGAAAC is a window of Dermacentor silvarum isolate Dsil-2018 chromosome 4, BIME_Dsil_1.4, whole genome shotgun sequence DNA encoding:
- the LOC119448828 gene encoding uncharacterized protein LOC119448828, whose protein sequence is MSSAGNSASALGRGFHPPSTTDSGNYKVVLPRLPTGNTVLNSVFLHADLAGRPYRAPDFRDALLSVLNAADILGAGQYQMSHLWLVTCVNSIAKQKLVDKGELLVKGLKCLVIDPECKNIKMKLLWLPPHLEQRRIVEALEPYGTVQSITREMWRCDGMEGWQMTNRDVAFTLKDGVSASNLPHLLSIYGHQCLILVPGRPPLCLRCNRVGHIRRQCRTPRCSNCHRYGHIADACIGTYADKLRGNRPAEDETITDHLMDVSEVVDATGETPAEAHRQEETKPSSADDSLSPKPAAVEDTKLPDDEPTMSWAELPPVQDRPPSVESGLMCEATKKRPAPADNPSSVGKEARVPKVSKLTKPLQGTPAPTDVSCVEVQQKVASASPPQDGSDAPLEQRVNAAPT